The Melopsittacus undulatus isolate bMelUnd1 chromosome 12, bMelUnd1.mat.Z, whole genome shotgun sequence genome has a segment encoding these proteins:
- the PARK7 gene encoding Parkinson disease protein 7, producing MASKRALVILAKGAEEMETVIPTDVMRRAGIKVTVAGLTGKEPVQCSRDVFICPDASLEDARKEGPYDVVVLPGGNLGAQNLSESPAVKEILKDQESRKGLIAAICAGPTALLAHGIGFGSKVTTHPLAKDKMMNGAHYNYSESRVEKDGNILTSRGPGTSFEFGLAIVETLMGKEVAEQVKAPLILKE from the exons ATGGCTTCAAAAAGAGCATTGGTGATTCTAGCAAAAGGGGCAGAGGAAATGGAAACTGTAATCCCCACTGATGTTATGAGAAGAGCTGGG ATCAAGGTGACTGTTGCAGGCCTCACAGGAAAAGAACCAGTACAGTGCAGTCGAGATGTCTTCATTTGCCCTGATGCCAGTCTTGAAGATGCCAGAAAAGAG gGACCTTATGATGTTGTGGTACTTCCTGGGGGTAACCTTGGAGCTCAAAACTTGTCAGAG TCTCCTGCTGTGAAGGAAATTTTGAAGgaccaggaaagcagaaaaggcctgATTGCTGCCATCTGTGCAG GTCCTACTGCCCTTCTGGCACATGGCATAGGGTTTGGGAGTAAAGTCACAACACATCCTTTGGCCAAAGATAAGATGATGAATGGAG CACACTACAACTACTCTGAGAGCCGTGTGGAGAAAGATGGGAACATCCTCACCAGCCGCGGTCCTGGTACCAGCTTTGAATTTGGGTTGGCCATTGTTGAAACACTGATGGGGAAAGAAGTGGCCGAACAGGTGAAGGCACCCCTAATACTGAAAGAGTGA